From the Gopherus evgoodei ecotype Sinaloan lineage unplaced genomic scaffold, rGopEvg1_v1.p scaffold_93_arrow_ctg1, whole genome shotgun sequence genome, one window contains:
- the LOC115644161 gene encoding olfactory receptor 52B2-like — protein sequence MAFDRYMAICDPLRYSTILTNSVVAKIGLAVVLRGSMLTLCFPFIARRRPYCTTNIIPHLCCHLIALETLACADIRISSYYSLFVVLPGFGLDVFFITMSYTQILRAFFSLPTKDAQLKTFGTCSSHLFVILAIYLPGLFSFLIHRFGYNVPLHFHILMANMSLLVPPMLNPIIDGVRTKEIWVRLLQLITHQGI from the coding sequence atggcttttgatcgctatATGGCCATCTGTGATCCCCTGAGATATTCCACTATCCTAACAAACTCTGTGGTGGCCAAGATTGGCCTGGCTGTGGTGCTGCGAGGTTCCATGCTCACACTATGCTTTCCCTTCATAGCGAGAAGGCGGCCATATTGTACAACTAACATCATCCCCCACTTGTGCTGTCACCTGATAGCCTTGGAGACGCTGGCCTGTGCCGACATCCGCATTAGTAGTTACTACAGCCTCTTTGTGGTATTGCCTGGTTTTGGTCTGGATGTGTTTTTTATAACTATGTCCtatacccagatcctcagggccttcttcagcctccccacaaaggatgcgCAGCTGAAGACTTttgggacctgcagctcccacctcttTGTCATCTTAGCCATTTATTTACCTGGTCTCTTCTCCTTTCTCATACACCGGTTTGGCTACAATGTCCCCCTGCATTTCCACATTCTCATGGCCAACATGTCCCTCCTGGTGCCCCCCATGTTAAATCCTATCATCGATGGAGTAAGGACCAAAGAGATTTGGGTCAGGCTACTCCAGCTTATTACTCATCAAGGGATCTAA
- the LOC115644162 gene encoding olfactory receptor 52R1-like: protein MSDSNTTDFTNSSNFILQGIPGLETAHIWISIPFCTMYAMAILGNFTILFFVKMEQSLHAPMYYFLCMLAITDLVLSTSILPKMLSIFWFNSREIEISACLTQMYFIHCFSVIESGILMAMAFDRYVAICDPLRHSTTLANPMVVKIGLAVALRGSMLILPYPLLAKQWPYCKTNIIPDTHCMHIAVVKLACADTHISSYYGLFVLFCVKCLDMICIAVSYTQILRAIFSLPTQDSRLKAFGTCSSHLCSILAFFIPALFSSLTYRFGKKVALHFRVLIGNVNLLVPPTLNPIIYGVRTKQIRDSLLQLFTHKRT, encoded by the coding sequence atgtcagattccaacacaactgACTTCACCAACTCCTCTAATTTTATCCTgcagggcattcctggcctggagacaGCCCatatctggatctccatccccttctgcaccatgtacgccatggccatcttggggaacttcaccatcctgttcttCGTGAAAATGGAGCAGAGCCTCCATgcccccatgtactatttcctctgcatgctggccatcaCCGACTTGGTCCTATCCACGTCCATcctgcccaaaatgctgagcatcttctggttcaattccagggagatcgagatcagtgcctgcctcacccagatgtacttcattcactgcttctcggTAATAGAGTCTGGGATCCTCATGGCTATGGCTTttgatcgctatgtggccatctgtgaTCCCCTCAGACATTCCACCACCCTGGCAAACCCCATGGTGGTGAAGATTGGACTGGCCGTGGCACTGCGTGGCAGCATGCTTATACTACCCTATCCCCTCCTGGCAAAGCAATGGCCATATTGCAAAACCAACATCATCCCCGACACACACTGCATGCACATAGCCGTGGTGAAGCTGGCTTGCGCCGATACCCACATCAGTAGTTACTATGGCCTCTTTGTGCTATTCTGCGTAAAGTGTCTGGATATGATTTGTATTGCCGTGTCCtatacccagatcctcagggccatcttcagcctccccacacaggactCCCGGCTCAAGGCTTttgggacctgcagctcccacctctgtTCCATCTTAGCCTTTTTCATCCcagctctcttctcctcccttacGTACCGGTTTGGCAAGAAAGTGGCCCTGCATTTCCGTGTTCTCATTGGCAATGTGAACCTCCTGGTGCCCCCCAcactaaaccccatcatctacggtgtgaggaccaaacagatccgggACAGTCTGCTCCAGCTCTTTACTCATAAAAGGACCTAA